The sequence TGTGGGGTACCTGGCGGCTGTTTACCGATTCGATCAATCTTGCCCTCGATGCTGTGCCCAAGCATATCGATATCAATAAGGTTAGTGAGTTTCTTCGGTCAAAAGAGGATGTGGAGGATATCCATGATCTGCACGTCTGGGCCATCAGTACTACACAGATCGCTCTCTCAGTGCATCTCGTTGTTCCCGGATATTGCGATGACAAATTCTTAGCAGATCTCCAGCAAGAATTGTATCATAGATTTGGAATAGGACATACAACCATTCAGATTGAGAACAAGAGTCTTGAAGGAAATTGCATGACCGGGTGCTGATAACCATTTATGGTTTTTTCTTTTTTCCTAACTTTGGTTATTTCGTTTGCATTTAAAATAAATCCATCATGAATCAATCAAACGGTAACATTCAGCGCATTGCCTCTTCAATGATCATCATCGCCCTGCTGATCTATCTGCTGATCATTGGGAAATTCATCATCGTGCCCATCATCTTTGCTGCGTTGCTCGCGATCATGATACAGCCCATCTGCAATTTCCTCGAGCGCTATATACATGCAAAGATTCCCGTGATACTTCTGTCTTTCATCATTGTACTGATACCGGTAGGCGGGATCATTACCTTTTTTTCTTACCAGATGGGAGATGTGCTGCAAAACATGCCTGCCATTGCCGATAAGCTTCAACATAGTTCTGATCTGTTATTTACCTGGCTCAATGATAATTTTGGTATTTCCCGTGCAGACATTTGGGATTGGTTTCGCGCCAATTTTTCCAAAGTGCTTGATTCCCCCATTCGGTTTTTCAAAGGCGGTTTGATCTCGGGCACGGCATTCCTGGTGAACTTTTTTATGGTGCTGATATTCACATTTTTTATGTTACTTTACAGGGGTGCCATCAAGAATTTTCTTCTGCTGCAGTTTAAAGACAAAAGACGGGAACAGGGTGTTGAAATTTTTGTTCAGATTCAGCGTTTGGTAAGACATTATCTCTACGGGTTGCTTACCGTAATCCTTATCCTGGCATTTCTTAACAGCATCGGACTTTGGATTATCGGTGTGGGATATCCCGTATTTTGGGCATCGCTGGCTGCCTTCCTGAGCATTATCCCATACATTGGAACAACACTGGGCGGTTTGCTGCCTTTCATGTATGCCATTGCCACACTGAATACCTGGTGGCAACCGCTGGCTGTAGTGGCCTTGTATTCATCCATTCAACAGTTAGAAGGCAATCTGATCACACCCTATGTGGTAGGTTCGAATGTGAAAATCAATCCTTTTATTGCCATCCTGTCTCTGCTTATAGGAGGCTATATCTGGGGACTGTCAGGTATTGTCCTGGGCATACCCCTGGCCGCCATCGTCAAACTGGTTTTTGATAACGTGGACAGCCTCAAACCTGTTGGCGTATTGATGAGCAACGACCTGCACAAACAGGATGAGAAACTGCTGGAGGATTGGGATGAGGATCGGTACCGCATTTCCAGTTTGTTTGAGGATAAAAATAATCAATTAAATTCTAATTTCTAATATCCTAACCCAGATAAACTGGAACTTAGCGTAGCGATCTTACGAACGTAGTGAGTAAATCCTAAATTCTAAATCTTAAATCCTAAACAAATTCCAATGATTCAATATTTTAATAATCAAAACAGGAGCCCTATCTGTTCGGTTTGATAATTCTTTATTTGTGAATTGGAATTTAATAAATACCTTCATTATAAAAATCTGCCAGGATATTTCCCATTTCCCTTATCTTTGGCTGAAATTGTTGTTGCAATGACCAGACATTTTCCTTACATACTGATTGTATCTCTCCTGCTCTTCATCCTCCTGTTTGTTTTCAGGGAGGTTGGCTTGTTGGATTTCTGGTGGTGGATGTC comes from Bacteroidales bacterium and encodes:
- a CDS encoding cation transporter, with the protein product FLHMAADAGVSAGVVVAGLLINLTGLLWIDPVMSFIIIGVILWGTWRLFTDSINLALDAVPKHIDINKVSEFLRSKEDVEDIHDLHVWAISTTQIALSVHLVVPGYCDDKFLADLQQELYHRFGIGHTTIQIENKSLEGNCMTGC
- a CDS encoding AI-2E family transporter, encoding MNQSNGNIQRIASSMIIIALLIYLLIIGKFIIVPIIFAALLAIMIQPICNFLERYIHAKIPVILLSFIIVLIPVGGIITFFSYQMGDVLQNMPAIADKLQHSSDLLFTWLNDNFGISRADIWDWFRANFSKVLDSPIRFFKGGLISGTAFLVNFFMVLIFTFFMLLYRGAIKNFLLLQFKDKRREQGVEIFVQIQRLVRHYLYGLLTVILILAFLNSIGLWIIGVGYPVFWASLAAFLSIIPYIGTTLGGLLPFMYAIATLNTWWQPLAVVALYSSIQQLEGNLITPYVVGSNVKINPFIAILSLLIGGYIWGLSGIVLGIPLAAIVKLVFDNVDSLKPVGVLMSNDLHKQDEKLLEDWDEDRYRISSLFEDKNNQLNSNF